TTAATGATGAATAAAATACTTTTGCATATATTTTGTTGTTTATAAGCATTAAATCATCCTATAATTGAAAAGTTACGCTATTCACAATCTAAAGGTAATACTATTTAGTATATGCGTTTGCATAATATATGCCTGTGGAACACAAAAAGACAATGCCACCAGTCGTGGCATGCAAAATTTAACTGCCCGTTATAATTACATCTACAACTCAAACGTTATCCTTACTACCCATCAGCAAGAGCTTGCCGAAAGTTTCCGGGAAAATTACGATGAAATCCTTCCGGTTTACATCGGACCAGAGATCGATAGCAATTTCATGGTAAAGGATGGCGCCGCTGGCAAATCAATGGATAATATCATTAAAAAGGCACAAACTATCATTCTGGAAAAAAACAACAGCAATTACCTCGATGATGCTTATAACCTGTTGGGTAAAGCCCAATTTTATAAAGGGAACTATTTTAATGCAGCGGAGTACTTCGATTACACCACAATAAACTATAAAAAAAGCACTAAAAGTTATATTGAAGCGCTAAACTGGAAAGCCAGAAGTTTAATGCAGGTAAGAAGGCTTAGTGAAGCAAAGATTGTACTGGACACTTTGGCTTATGCCATTGCAGGTTTAAAGAAAAACACTTCAGAGCCATTGGCAACCCTTGCCCAAATGTCCATTTACCAACATAAGAATGCCGATGCCATTTTATATTTAAAAGACGCCATCAAAGAGAGCCATGATAGTCAGCACAGAATCAGGTGGACATACATCCTGGCCCAATTATCTGAGCAGCAGAAAAACTATAAAGACGCTTTATTAAGCTACCGTAAAGTCGAAAAGAGCAACGCGCCTTTCGAAATGTATTTCAACGCCAATTTAAACCGGATCAAGCTCAATGCCTTAAGGAGCACAAAAAAAACCAATAGACAGGATGAGCTACTCGCGCTTTTAAAGGACGATAAAAATACAGATTACAATGATCAGGTATATTACCAGATTGCCGAAAGCTTGTCTGCCGATGGCGATTATAATAATGCGATAAAAAATTACAGAAAATCTATTCAAAAAAGTACAAAGAACCAATACCAAAAAGGTCTTTCTTATTTAAGAATAGCCGATCTCAACTTTAAACAGCTCCACAACTATCTTAATGCAAAACTTTATTATGATAGTGCCGTAAACACATTACCTAAAAGCTACCCAGGCTACGATATCATTCTTAAAAAGAACCAAAACCTGGAATATTTAACCAGTCGCTATCAGATCATTGCAAAAGAGGATACACTACAGGCTATTGCCAGACTGTCCGAACAGGATCGTCAGGCAAAAATACAAGCGATATTAAATCCTGTTACAGACAAACCCGTGATTGCCGATCAAAATAATATTGGCATAAACACACCTGGCACTCTGGACGCTGGAAATAAAAAAACACCAACTTCCAGCACCTATTACTTTAATAATGCGGGAGCTTTAAGCACCGGTTATTCGGATTTCAAAAAGAAATGGGGAAACAGGAAGCTGGAGAACAACTGGCGTCAAAGTATTCGTTCATCTGCACAAAGCACCATTCAGGACATAACAAACAACATTAACACCCCTGTAGTTGTAGATCAGGGACAAAATATATTAGCCTCGGCAGATCAAAATGCTGAAATCAAAGCGTATGCTGATGCCTTGCCAACCACTCCACAATTGCTGGCCATATCGAATCAAAAAATCATTGATGCTTATTATGACAATGCCAATTTCTATTTACAGGAGCTCAATGATCCTGAGGAAGCAGCAGAAGTTTATCAAATTCTTTTAGCACGTTTTCCGGCAAACAATCATTTATCAGCCACCTACTATAGCCTGTTCCTCATCTCTAAAAATAAAGATGAAGCAGCGGCCAATAATTACAGAAACAAAATTTTAACAGAATACCCAAACTCTGTATACGCAAAAACCATCATTGATCCATCCTTCTCCATTAAACAGTCTGAACTGGAAACAGCGATCAACAAACAGTATAACGACATCTTTGAACAATATCAAAAGAAAGATTTTAACGGGGTGATTCAACGAGTAGATGAAGCCCAGAAGACGAACGGTGAAAACTACCTATCCCCTCAGTACGCCTATCTAAAGGCTATCGCCATAGGAAGAACCAATCCTTTAGATCCGCTGTTAACCGCCTTTAATACCATCACAACAACATTCCCTGACGACAGATTGATCACTCCATTGGCGAAAGATCATATTGCTTATATCAATGCACATCTGGCCGACTTTCAAAAAAGAAAAATTGCATTACCGGATTTTGACCCTAACGAATCTCCTTTCAAAATAGCACAAGTATCCGCACCAATTGCAGTACCTGCACCTATACAAACATCCTTACCGGCCCCACAATCTGAAGCGCCAGAAACGGTTAAACCAGCAGAAAAACCAGTTACACCAATCGCTGTAAATACCGAAAAGCCTGTGACACCTGTTCCGGCTAAAATAGAAAGCATCTTCAGTACAGCCACCTCTACCGTATACTATTATGTAGTTGATGTAGCTGATGCAGCTTTAACACTTAGTTCATCACGCTTTGGCATCGGACAATTCAACAGGGGAAATTATGCCGGTTTTAACTTAAAACATCAACTGAAAGAATTTGACAATGATCAGCTGATATATGTAGGGAACTTTAGTAATTTTGACGACGCAAAAACTTATGCAACGGGAATTACGCCACAATTAAAACAGATTATGAAAGTGCCCGCTAACATTTACAGCAGCTTCATCATCAGTAAAGAAAACTTTGATAGATTAACCAGTAAAGATTTGTTAAACAAATACCTGGATTT
This is a stretch of genomic DNA from Candidatus Pedobacter colombiensis. It encodes these proteins:
- a CDS encoding gliding motility protein, producing MQNLTARYNYIYNSNVILTTHQQELAESFRENYDEILPVYIGPEIDSNFMVKDGAAGKSMDNIIKKAQTIILEKNNSNYLDDAYNLLGKAQFYKGNYFNAAEYFDYTTINYKKSTKSYIEALNWKARSLMQVRRLSEAKIVLDTLAYAIAGLKKNTSEPLATLAQMSIYQHKNADAILYLKDAIKESHDSQHRIRWTYILAQLSEQQKNYKDALLSYRKVEKSNAPFEMYFNANLNRIKLNALRSTKKTNRQDELLALLKDDKNTDYNDQVYYQIAESLSADGDYNNAIKNYRKSIQKSTKNQYQKGLSYLRIADLNFKQLHNYLNAKLYYDSAVNTLPKSYPGYDIILKKNQNLEYLTSRYQIIAKEDTLQAIARLSEQDRQAKIQAILNPVTDKPVIADQNNIGINTPGTLDAGNKKTPTSSTYYFNNAGALSTGYSDFKKKWGNRKLENNWRQSIRSSAQSTIQDITNNINTPVVVDQGQNILASADQNAEIKAYADALPTTPQLLAISNQKIIDAYYDNANFYLQELNDPEEAAEVYQILLARFPANNHLSATYYSLFLISKNKDEAAANNYRNKILTEYPNSVYAKTIIDPSFSIKQSELETAINKQYNDIFEQYQKKDFNGVIQRVDEAQKTNGENYLSPQYAYLKAIAIGRTNPLDPLLTAFNTITTTFPDDRLITPLAKDHIAYINAHLADFQKRKIALPDFDPNESPFKIAQVSAPIAVPAPIQTSLPAPQSEAPETVKPAEKPVTPIAVNTEKPVTPVPAKIESIFSTATSTVYYYVVDVADAALTLSSSRFGIGQFNRGNYAGFNLKHQLKEFDNDQLIYVGNFSNFDDAKTYATGITPQLKQIMKVPANIYSSFIISKENFDRLTSKDLLNKYLDFYKNNY